One window from the genome of Nicotiana tomentosiformis chromosome 5, ASM39032v3, whole genome shotgun sequence encodes:
- the LOC138892829 gene encoding uncharacterized mitochondrial protein AtMg00860-like — protein MVSSEGIKVDPKKIEAVQSWPISSSATEIRRFLSLAGYYRRFVKVFSSITAPLTKLTQKGAPFRWSDESDESFQKLKTALTITPVLVLPSAFGYYTVYYDVSRIGIGCVLMQEGRAIDYAPL, from the coding sequence atggtgtccagtgagggaattaaggtggatccaaagaagatagaggcggttcaaagttggcccaTATCGtcctcagctactgagattcggaggtTTCTCAgcttggcgggttattatcgtcgattcgtgaaGGTTTTCTCGTCTATTActgcacctttgaccaaattgacccagaagggtgctcctttcaggtggtcggatgagagtgatgagagctttcagaagctcaagactgccttgaccataactccagttctagttctgccttCAGCGTTTGGAtattatacagtatattatgatgtttctcggattggtattgggtgtgtcttgatgcaggagggtagagcgATTGATTATGCTCCGCTCtag